The following coding sequences lie in one Pseudoxanthomonas sp. SE1 genomic window:
- a CDS encoding helix-turn-helix transcriptional regulator, which translates to MDAASHEAWPVQRLARVSHVSEAHFARSFKDAFGIPPHRYLLTRRIERAKALLRDTDTPILDIALQTGWNSLGTFGRTFRDITGESPGALRAREQAARHALECVPHCYVSAAYRPDLTTAVSEKRRQEGGDTKAPSSTQEVP; encoded by the coding sequence ATGGATGCCGCCTCGCACGAAGCCTGGCCTGTGCAGCGCCTCGCGCGCGTGAGCCATGTGTCCGAGGCGCACTTCGCGCGGTCCTTCAAGGATGCCTTCGGCATTCCACCGCACCGCTACCTGCTGACGCGCCGCATCGAGCGCGCCAAGGCGCTGCTGCGCGACACCGATACGCCCATCCTCGACATCGCCCTGCAGACCGGATGGAACAGTCTGGGCACGTTCGGCCGTACCTTCCGCGACATCACCGGCGAAAGCCCGGGTGCACTGCGCGCGCGTGAACAGGCCGCGCGCCACGCGCTGGAATGCGTGCCGCACTGTTATGTCAGCGCCGCCTACCGGCCCGACCTCACCACCGCAGTTTCGGAGAAGCGACGGCAGGAGGGCGGTGATACAAAAGCGCCCTCATCCACGCAGGAGGTTCCATGA
- a CDS encoding PAS domain-containing sensor histidine kinase: MSDTSPPAAGPDPARTPRALGDAAAIPLLDDDTQQLKRLIDGVVDFAIYMLDTEGHVRSWNTGGERIKGYTREEVIGTHFSRFYTPEDIASDAPARGLRIAREEGRFTAEGWRVRKGGAVFHASVVIDPIWQDDVLVGYAKVTRDITDRLEDQERLEQSRDALLQAHKLEAVGKLTLGLAHDFNNLLNIIINSLELVDHYTMQPKAKKHLQGAMRAAERGALLTRQLLTFGTGRVLVSERHSVATVIHEAMDTLRRACHDGVTLYARFDDDLPGIDVDREQLEAALLNLVSNSRDAMPAGGHIAITATLRECAPPHAADAAASRFICIEVSDNGDGIPADDQARVFEPFFTTKEVGKGSGLGLSQVFGFARQSGGFAELKSASGEGTTVSLCLPVPRDPE, encoded by the coding sequence ATGTCCGACACGTCGCCGCCGGCCGCCGGGCCCGATCCCGCGCGCACACCGCGTGCCCTTGGCGATGCCGCCGCCATCCCGCTGCTGGACGACGACACGCAACAGCTGAAACGCCTGATCGACGGCGTGGTCGATTTCGCCATCTACATGCTGGACACCGAAGGCCATGTGCGCAGCTGGAATACCGGCGGCGAGCGCATCAAGGGCTACACCCGGGAAGAGGTGATCGGCACCCACTTCTCGCGCTTCTACACGCCGGAAGACATCGCCAGCGACGCACCCGCGCGGGGCCTCCGGATCGCGCGCGAGGAGGGACGCTTCACCGCCGAGGGCTGGCGCGTGCGCAAGGGCGGCGCCGTGTTCCATGCCAGCGTGGTGATCGACCCCATCTGGCAGGACGATGTGCTGGTCGGCTACGCGAAAGTCACGCGCGACATCACCGACCGCCTCGAAGACCAGGAACGGCTGGAACAATCCCGCGATGCCCTCCTGCAGGCGCACAAGCTTGAAGCCGTCGGCAAGTTGACGCTGGGCCTGGCGCATGACTTCAACAACCTGCTCAACATCATCATCAACAGCCTGGAACTCGTGGATCACTACACGATGCAGCCCAAGGCGAAGAAGCATCTGCAGGGCGCGATGCGGGCGGCTGAGCGTGGCGCGCTGCTCACCCGGCAGTTGCTGACCTTCGGCACAGGACGCGTGCTGGTGTCGGAACGGCATTCGGTGGCCACCGTCATCCACGAGGCGATGGACACGTTGCGACGCGCATGCCACGACGGCGTGACCCTGTATGCCCGCTTCGATGACGATCTGCCCGGGATCGACGTGGACCGGGAGCAACTGGAGGCGGCGTTGCTGAACCTGGTGTCCAACAGCCGCGACGCGATGCCCGCCGGAGGTCACATCGCGATCACGGCGACGCTGCGAGAGTGTGCGCCGCCACATGCCGCGGATGCGGCCGCCAGCCGCTTCATCTGCATCGAAGTCAGCGACAACGGCGACGGCATTCCGGCGGACGACCAGGCACGCGTGTTCGAGCCCTTCTTCACCACGAAGGAGGTGGGCAAGGGCAGCGGGCTGGGCCTCAGCCAGGTGTTCGGATTCGCGCGCCAGTCGGGCGGATTCGCGGAACTGAAAAGCGCTTCCGGCGAAGGCACCACGGTTTCCCTTTGCCTTCCCGTGCCACGAGACCCGGAATGA
- a CDS encoding response regulator — translation MTDARRMLLIDDEADLLDILSDAFEIAGFEVVTAIDGQKAMACLHDGTRFDVVISDMAMPGHISGIDVAREAAALHPDARVILASGHPRAELPPLPDRVRYLPKPYRVTQLLQTINAAD, via the coding sequence ATGACCGACGCCAGACGCATGCTGTTGATCGACGACGAGGCCGACCTGCTCGACATCCTCTCCGATGCGTTCGAGATCGCCGGGTTCGAGGTGGTGACGGCCATCGATGGCCAGAAGGCCATGGCATGCCTGCACGACGGCACGCGTTTCGACGTCGTGATCTCGGACATGGCCATGCCGGGCCACATCTCCGGCATCGATGTGGCGCGGGAAGCCGCCGCCCTGCATCCCGATGCCCGGGTGATCCTCGCCTCGGGCCATCCGCGCGCGGAACTGCCGCCGCTGCCGGACCGCGTGCGCTACCTGCCCAAGCCCTACCGGGTCACCCAGTTGCTGCAGACGATCAACGCTGCGGACTGA
- a CDS encoding nuclear transport factor 2 family protein, translating into MSAVRSRVAKAALAGLMGTVLLFGAVESAAAAERTPEQLTQVIDALDAAVFGSFNTCADPAQLAKHAAYFDEAVEFYHDNGGVTWTRDEMIERTRANVCGHYRRERVPGTLAVFPIKGFGAIAQGTHRFCALSSGTCEGEADFVMVWRERDGQWQVTRVLSYAHRPATR; encoded by the coding sequence ATGAGCGCCGTCCGGTCACGTGTGGCGAAGGCCGCGCTGGCGGGCCTGATGGGCACCGTGCTGTTGTTCGGCGCGGTGGAATCCGCCGCTGCGGCCGAACGCACGCCCGAACAGCTCACGCAGGTGATCGATGCACTGGATGCGGCGGTGTTCGGCTCGTTCAACACCTGCGCCGACCCCGCGCAACTGGCGAAACATGCCGCCTATTTCGACGAGGCCGTGGAGTTCTACCACGACAACGGCGGCGTCACGTGGACCCGCGACGAGATGATCGAGCGCACACGCGCCAACGTGTGCGGCCACTATCGGCGCGAACGCGTACCGGGCACGCTGGCGGTGTTCCCGATCAAGGGCTTCGGTGCGATCGCGCAGGGCACGCACCGGTTCTGCGCGCTGTCGTCCGGCACCTGCGAAGGCGAAGCCGACTTCGTGATGGTCTGGCGCGAACGCGACGGCCAATGGCAGGTCACGCGCGTGCTGAGTTATGCGCACCGGCCGGCCACGCGCTGA
- a CDS encoding nuclear transport factor 2 family protein has translation MSLLSLVLAAASASAPATPAADPATLAAIEATCFDYVDGQLEGDPARVARALHPDLAKRAVLGDTPDERLGLRRMSKEELVSLTRQGVLKTPKEAWNRTCRVLDVTAETAAVRLETPWFVDHFHMGRFDGRWIIVNALWHSKPR, from the coding sequence ATGTCACTGCTGTCCCTCGTCCTGGCCGCCGCCAGTGCTTCCGCTCCGGCCACGCCAGCAGCCGATCCCGCCACGCTCGCCGCCATCGAGGCGACCTGCTTCGACTACGTCGACGGCCAACTGGAAGGCGATCCGGCGCGCGTGGCGCGCGCGCTGCATCCGGACCTGGCCAAGCGCGCTGTGCTCGGCGATACACCGGACGAGCGCCTCGGCCTGCGCCGCATGTCGAAGGAAGAACTGGTCAGCCTGACCCGGCAGGGCGTTCTGAAAACGCCGAAGGAGGCCTGGAACCGCACCTGCCGCGTGCTCGACGTCACCGCCGAGACGGCCGCTGTGCGCCTGGAGACCCCGTGGTTCGTCGACCACTTCCACATGGGGCGGTTCGATGGACGCTGGATCATCGTCAACGCACTGTGGCATTCGAAGCCACGTTGA
- a CDS encoding GFA family protein, with product MQTYTGSCHCGAVRFECDLDLAAGTRRCNCSFCLKTRMWKVFALGEGFRLLHGADALSDYQAHASEWPAGHVHHYFCRHCGVRGFSKGYLEMAPFNGWFHAVNVATLEGLDDARFAAIPVQYEDGRHDDWDHPPASPSYL from the coding sequence ATGCAGACCTACACCGGCAGTTGCCATTGCGGCGCCGTGCGCTTCGAGTGCGACCTCGACCTCGCCGCCGGCACGCGTCGCTGCAACTGCAGCTTCTGCCTGAAGACGCGCATGTGGAAGGTGTTCGCCCTCGGCGAGGGCTTCCGCCTGCTCCACGGCGCCGACGCCCTGTCGGATTACCAGGCCCACGCTTCCGAATGGCCCGCCGGCCATGTGCACCACTACTTCTGCCGCCATTGCGGCGTGCGCGGATTCAGCAAGGGATACCTGGAGATGGCGCCCTTCAACGGCTGGTTCCACGCCGTCAACGTCGCCACCCTGGAGGGGTTGGACGATGCACGGTTCGCCGCCATCCCGGTGCAGTACGAGGACGGTCGCCACGACGACTGGGACCATCCGCCGGCATCGCCGTCGTACCTGTAG
- a CDS encoding YciI family protein gives MRFLSMIRIDETTRQQPSERLMTDMMALIGEMSAAGILLDTAGLLPTAQGARVRSRFGEIRVTDGPFTEAKEVIGGYAILRAGSLDEAIAHTRRFLDVHGDEWDIECEVRPIEEPPADALIAS, from the coding sequence ATGCGATTCCTTTCGATGATCCGGATCGACGAAACCACCCGCCAGCAGCCCAGCGAGCGGCTGATGACCGACATGATGGCGTTGATCGGCGAGATGTCCGCCGCAGGCATCCTGCTGGATACCGCAGGCCTGCTGCCCACCGCGCAAGGCGCCCGCGTCCGCTCGCGTTTCGGTGAGATCCGGGTCACCGACGGTCCGTTCACCGAGGCGAAGGAGGTCATCGGCGGCTATGCCATCCTGCGTGCCGGTTCACTGGACGAGGCCATCGCCCACACCCGCCGTTTCCTCGACGTGCATGGTGATGAATGGGACATCGAGTGCGAAGTGCGCCCCATCGAGGAACCGCCCGCCGACGCCCTCATCGCCAGCTGA
- a CDS encoding HD-GYP domain-containing protein — MLQTLDVAELRPGMYVQKLLGPWMQHPFWRTSFVLDEARLAQLQDSGVEQVVVDLSRSRGDGEDGGEEEAVSSPVDAAPVAEPAEARRRLIVPDSTVSLASELARARRICDEGREAVEAMFREVRLGNGVDAGRVLPLLDEITGSVDRHPTALVSVARLKDADSYTYLHSVAVGALMAMLARQLQLPEEQVRDAALGGLLHDMGKAMLPQEVLNKPGKLTDEEFDIVRQHPVHGERLLREGGVTQEAILHIARHHHEKINGAGYPQRLSGAELPLLTRMSAICDVYDAITSDRPYKAGWDPAESLRRMASWQGHFDEMLMKAFVRSIGIYPIGALVRLSSDRLAVVVEQSPATLLAPRVRVFYSAKSRTHLLRVDVDLATAGERERIVGVESPAKWGFRDLEKLWLP; from the coding sequence ATGCTGCAGACCCTCGACGTTGCCGAGCTTCGGCCCGGCATGTACGTGCAGAAGCTGCTGGGGCCGTGGATGCAGCACCCGTTCTGGCGCACCTCGTTCGTGCTGGACGAGGCGCGCCTGGCGCAGCTGCAGGACAGCGGCGTGGAGCAGGTGGTGGTCGACCTGTCGCGCAGTCGGGGGGACGGAGAGGACGGAGGCGAGGAAGAGGCCGTTTCCTCACCCGTCGACGCCGCGCCCGTGGCCGAACCTGCGGAAGCGCGGCGACGCCTCATCGTGCCCGACAGCACGGTCAGCCTGGCCTCGGAGCTGGCCCGCGCACGCCGCATCTGCGATGAGGGTCGTGAAGCCGTGGAAGCCATGTTCCGCGAAGTGCGGCTGGGCAACGGCGTGGATGCCGGTCGCGTGCTGCCCCTGCTGGACGAGATCACCGGCTCCGTCGATCGCCACCCCACGGCGCTGGTCAGCGTGGCGCGGCTGAAAGACGCCGACAGCTACACCTACCTGCACTCGGTCGCCGTCGGCGCGCTGATGGCCATGCTGGCGCGGCAGCTGCAGTTGCCGGAGGAGCAGGTGCGCGATGCGGCGCTGGGCGGTCTGTTGCACGACATGGGCAAGGCCATGCTGCCGCAGGAGGTACTGAACAAGCCCGGCAAGCTGACCGATGAAGAGTTCGACATCGTCCGCCAGCACCCGGTCCATGGCGAACGCCTGCTGCGCGAGGGCGGCGTGACCCAGGAGGCGATCCTGCACATCGCCCGCCACCATCACGAGAAGATCAATGGCGCCGGCTATCCGCAGCGATTGTCCGGTGCGGAGCTGCCGCTGCTGACCCGCATGAGCGCCATCTGCGACGTCTACGACGCCATCACCTCCGACCGCCCGTACAAGGCCGGCTGGGATCCGGCAGAGTCGCTCCGCCGCATGGCCAGCTGGCAGGGCCACTTCGACGAGATGCTGATGAAGGCGTTCGTGCGCAGCATCGGCATCTATCCGATCGGCGCCCTGGTGCGGTTGTCCAGCGACCGCCTGGCAGTGGTGGTGGAACAGAGCCCGGCCACGCTGCTGGCGCCGCGCGTGCGCGTGTTCTATTCCGCCAAGTCGCGCACGCACCTGCTGAGGGTCGACGTGGACCTGGCCACCGCGGGTGAGCGCGAACGCATCGTCGGCGTGGAGTCGCCTGCCAAGTGGGGTTTTCGCGACCTGGAGAAACTCTGGCTGCCCTGA
- a CDS encoding GFA family protein produces the protein MLKTYRGSCHCGAVRFEADIDLTLPTYRCNCSVCRRNRFWPAIVMPDAFRLLAGEGELVEYRFNSLRNSHHFCRTCGVRPFGIGNNVPDGERIYGVNLGCLEDATPEELDAAPITYVDGAHDSWQQAPAITRYL, from the coding sequence ATGCTGAAGACCTATCGGGGAAGCTGCCATTGCGGCGCGGTCCGCTTCGAGGCGGACATCGATCTGACCCTGCCCACCTACCGCTGCAACTGCTCGGTGTGCCGGCGCAACCGGTTCTGGCCGGCCATCGTGATGCCGGACGCCTTCCGCCTGCTGGCCGGCGAAGGCGAGCTGGTCGAATACCGGTTCAATTCATTGCGCAACTCGCATCACTTCTGCCGTACCTGTGGCGTGCGGCCGTTCGGGATCGGCAACAACGTGCCGGATGGCGAGCGGATCTACGGCGTCAACCTGGGGTGCCTGGAAGACGCCACGCCCGAGGAGCTGGACGCCGCCCCCATCACCTACGTGGACGGGGCGCACGACAGCTGGCAGCAGGCGCCGGCGATCACGCGGTACCTCTGA